The Antennarius striatus isolate MH-2024 chromosome 11, ASM4005453v1, whole genome shotgun sequence genome window below encodes:
- the LOC137603314 gene encoding cullin-9 isoform X5 — translation MVGERRNGNLLVQIGPRLQAYPEELIRQRRNHDGQTEYLIRWCLVTLDDGSRSGGGAGEAGATSVGGGSDAGGSSSSSPGETKPENILMWMSTEDVYASCPALLGKRKLEQQEKQKRGDASDVGQAAGVTFDEVELSDLTGDVKMLVHRARMQMNQKSDFSMGITDTIHILSAYASIGSLVGVFKETGALNLLMELLCNKETQTRRSAGKMLRALASHDAGSRAYVLLSLSQQDGIEQHMDFDNRYTLLELFAETTSSEEHGISFEGIHLPQIPGKLLFSLVKRYLCVTSLMDELNTVGAESASDSPSSASSSSTAHQTEQLRLQREFDFTMAMANLISELVRVMGWDRNRPPPDISIQCPLGGGANGEEQGKEASHPVLRSIFQPRFCASPVFPASVAAAVAAPAATPLKPKKAGNGFKTRSDFASRSAYVEYVQDNLKSSMLVRMLEDYEEVSAGDEGEFRYSNDGSPPVQVYWNSLSRTYWVHWHMVEILGSGASSRAEKETQVKASALSETVKLTTAGQMFVSKPPGGLYSLPYLSEGAPTEPPTLSRAEWWEVLFFIRKLEFKQQQEVHGVLQQSLEDQEVGPDDSSLIGLSVPGDVARKLLHFLKLKLPSSCLGDLLCSHAFSKHYLRRGGASLEDEELLAESSLCSSSLGGGRGGGASHAFSSSSSASSSSSMASVSKKPKKEPLLDSSPETESELPSEDISKYPKDLEDKIKVFNNPRVQGKKTVLDKLGEVVDMLKKGEAASEPTNQLAAVLFISRLLEDKTQDKNAGRSDSTQTVRDKLLKLLVELLSSPSRDVTAATLRLTHLLMLRFEWRVSFATEGGVRAVLACMQEFSSVPQVQQLALATLKVITGANKHDLRSVGGSAPLSESGTQMMLEIFASIGSATPEGSRGLLGAIPAAIELMLQTKGCALSVRNGLLVVVMLISSHKSLAEQLVAAGVTVILKKCLTLSKTESMLAIVALNHISMVHKLESKDCQEQMDTELQMLVVGLKEMMVTKEVIQTLEQLLYDDTPQLEQERIQVTHSRDTYQDLVRLMEQHRLDRAIQVSIVKILDKFLDGYEEDVLPWHESIEPCLSSMTTFIIDREVVQLFIRFLYRLASLNKDYAVVMCRLGTKEVLVKALDKHGTNVLLVTELRDLLGDCEKYASLYKKMTTSVLAGCIQMVLGQIEEHRRSHQPINIPFFDVFLKNLCQGSSVELKEDKCWEKVEVSSNHHRANKLTDKNPKTYWESNGCTGSHFINIYIHKGVVIRQLAVLVASEDSSYMPARLLVLGGDEPTNINTELNTVNVTPSASRVVLLENMTRFWPIIQIRVKRCQQGGIDTRVHGFEVLGPKPTFWPVFKEQLCCRTFLFYSTKAHTWCQELVQNRSALLQLFNKLNSALRHEQMFADRFLPDAEAAEALGRTCWEALITPIVHSITHAESSACSPLSWLLSEYLDNTKTSRGGKSKEAVFNSRVRRLTHLLVHVDTSCPDMEELKPPVKSKGLNRSKEMKNGKDSKNKDASAASSSSSSSSAKPKARSSSSIAGIALCWQGVVQQQVKTFLESSCSLPGFVASYLGLYLRLKKAMEELFGQQTAFALALRDGFSAALLELSFLKAMRVSERFAQYIDHMIQTSGVASSSVAILARLEQFLEPMRFLSGLELANTFEYFYKYYLGDRLLAQGSVLLETTIIDQIGSCFPSCFPQQMLKDLSESSELQREFHLYRLQQLDRRLQDGDLMEEEELAASEEEAKVQVLVLSPRCWAVSSLCFLDEPDRHFPAKLCCYLNQFTQFYSRSQLIYGESHSTPRRLQWTWLGHAELQFGRWTLHVSTLQMFILLKFNSQEEVSVDDLLKVTGLSAAVLLHALTPLIGHGGPLTCSDPKGVLRLNQQAVSRSQAGSPASVRLLPQQTYMDVDEDAAGALERKRNYIHCLIINILKQEKEIHIDSLVFKVLDSCHKQEASGSPAAGRFSCSASDVLSGILHLISRGYTRRNEDSPHIVEFLSEDPPTPQKGHAQLSFSHPESRKDAAPNSKADISLMARPLEDGVLFSMNRTMTQEEVRQLMKRTVQQVSETLSLNLDHAEHLLIHCKWNVDLLVQRFIDDPETLITAAGLKLHNPQAPPSPASSCPVCLNSRSADTKPVPLLSCQHYCCRSCWQEYLTARIEQNLVMNCNCPITDCPAQPTSLFFLNVLKDKDIVTKYESALLRGYVECCSNLTWCTNPQGCDRIICKENVGSTGTCSWCCWSSCFSCSFPEAHYPASCSHMSQWMDDGGYYDGMSVEAQSKHLAKLISKRCPSCQAPIEKNEGCLHMTCAKCNHGFCWRCLKPWKPTHKDYYNCSAMVSKAARQEKKFQDYNERCTFHHQAKDFAINLENKVSSINEALQMKALTFVIDACKVLAQARKVLAYSCVYSYYNQETEKMEVMEQQTDALDLYTNALQVLLEETLLQCTDLASCIRLLKAEHLNTGLELIRRIRERLLAILQLSTQDFRVGYQCRNSQEAESTEASNLSNHSDTNKASKAERASDSGDSENNNNTGEDGGEEAEDDEYDEEYVPEWHEDYDEDDIDEDDFFSEDDESENLERDFSPFD, via the exons aTGGTAGGCGAGCGCCGCAATGGGAACTTGCTGGTCCAGATCGGCCCGAGGCTACAAGCATATCCTGAGGAGCTGATCCGTCAGCGCCGTAACCACGATGGACAGACGGAGTACCTGATTCGCTGGTGCCTCGTCACCTTGGACGATGGCTCCaggtcagggggcggggctggcgAGGCTGGTGCGACGAGCGTTGGCGGCGGCTCAGATGCCGGGGGCTCCAGCAGCTCGTCGCCGGGGGAGACCAAGCCGGAGAACATCCTGATGTGGATGTCGACAGAGGACGTGTACGCCAGCTGCCCCGCCCTGCTGGGGAAGAGGaagctggagcagcaggagaagcAGAAGCGCGGCGACGCCTCGGACGTCGGCCAGGCGGCAGGCGTCACGTTCGACGAGGTGGAGCTGTCGGACCTGACGGGCGACGTGAAGATGTTGGTGCACCGGGCCAGAATGCAGATGAACCAAAAGAGCGACTTCTCCATGGGCATCACGGACACCATCCACATCCTGAGCGCCTACGCCAGCATCGGCTCGCTGGTCGGCGTCTTCAAGGAGACCGGCGCCCTCAACctgctgatggagctgctgtgCAACAAGGAGACGCAGACGCGGCGCAGCGCCGGCAAGATGCTGCGGGCGCTGGCCTCGCACGATGCAG GAAGCCGGGCCTACGTGTTGCTGTCTCTCAGCCAGCAGGACGGCATCGAGCAGCACATGGACTTCGACAACCGCTACACGCTGCTGGAGCTGTTCGCCGAGACCACCTCCTCCGAGGAGCACGGGATCTCCTTCGAGGGGATCCACCTGCCTCAG ATTCCTGGGAAGTTGCTGTTTTCTCTCGTCAAGCGTTACCTGTGCGTCACGTCTCTGATGGATGAACTCAATACAGTGGGGGCGGAGTCTGCCTCCGACAGCCCCTCCTCCGCCTCTTCCTCCAGCACCGCCCACCAGACAGagcagctccgcctccagcgaGAGTTCGACTTCACCATGGCGATGGCCAACTTGATCTCGGAGCTGGTGCGGGTGATGGGATGGGACCGCAACCGCCCGCCTCCAGACATCTCCATCCAGTGCCCGCTAGGGGGCGGGGCCAATGGGGAGGAGCAGGGGAAGGAGGCGTCCCACCCGGTCCTGAGGTCCATCTTCCAGCCTCGTTTCTGTGCCTCCCCCGTTTTCCCCGCCTCCGTAGCCGCTGCGGTGGCGGCCCCCGCCGCCACGCCGTTGAAGCCCAAGAAGGCGGGAAACGGGTTCAAGACGCGTTCGGACTTCGCCAGCCGCTCGGCGTACGTGGAGTATGTCCAGGACAACCTGAAGAGCAGCATGCTGGTCCGCATGCTGGAGGACTACGAGGAGGTGAGCGCCGGAGACGAGGGCGAGTTCCGCTACAGCAACGACGGATCTCCACCGGTTCAG GTGTACTGGAACTCCCTGTCCAGGACCTACTGGGTCCACTGGCACATGGTGGAGATCCTGGGCAGCGGCGCCAGCAGCCGGGCGGAgaaggagacacaggtgaaggcgTCGGCGCTGTCGGAGACGGTGAAGCTCACCACCG cagGTCAGATGTTTGTCTCGAAGCCCCCCGGGGGGCTCTACTCCCTGCCCTACCTGAGCGAGGGGGCGCCGACGGAGCCCCCGACCCTGAGCCGGGCCGAGTGGTGGGAGGTGCTCTTCTTCATCAGGAAGCTGGAGTtcaagcagcagcaggaagtccaCGGCGTCCTGCAGCAGAGCCTGGAAGACCAG GAGGTGGGGCCGGACGACTcgtctctgattggtctgtcGGTCCCTGGCGACGTGGCGAGGAAgctcctccacttcctgaagctgaagctgccgTCGTCGTGCCTCGGCGACCTGCTGTGTTCCCACGCCTTCAGCAAACACTacctgaggagggggggggcgagTCTGGAGGATGAAGAGCTGCTGG CTGAAAGCTCTCTGTGCTCGTCCAGCctggggggaggaagagggggaggagccagccACGCCTTTTCGTCatcaagctccgcctcctcctcttcttcaatGGCCTCCGTCTCCAAGAAGCCAAAGAAGGAGCCGCTGTTGGATTCCAGCCCCGAGACAGAGAGCGAGCTGCCCTCAGAGGACATCAGCAAGTACCCCAAAGACCTGGAGGATAAGATCAAAG TGTTCAACAACCCGCGGGTCCAGGGGAAGAAGACGGTGCTGGACAAACTGGGGGAGGTGGTGGACATGCTGAAGAAAGGGGAGGCGGCCTCGGAGCCGACCAATCAGCTGGCGGCCGTCCTCTTCATCAGCCGCCTGCTGGAGGACAAGACGCAGGACAAGAACGCCGGCAGGAGCGACTCCACCCAGACTGTCAG agacaagctgctgaagctgctggtgGAGCTGCTCTCCTCGCCCTCCAGAGACGTGACGGCGGCGACGTTGCGCCTCACACACCTCCTGATGCTCCGCTTCGAGTGGAGGGTGTCCTTCGCCACCGAGGGCGGAGTCAGAGCCGTCCTGGCCTGCATGCAGGAGTTCAGCAGTGTCCCTCAAGTCCAGCAACTGGCGCTCGCt ACTCTGAAGGTCATCACCGGCGCCAACAAACACGACCTGCGCAGCGTCGGCGGCAGCGCGCCGCTCTCAGAGTCTGGCACGCAGATGATGCTGGAGATCTTTGCCAGCATCGGCTCGGCCACTCCCGAGGGCTCCAGGGGGCTCCTGGGGGCCATCCCCGCCGCCATCGAGCTGATGCTGCAGACCAAAGG ctGCGCGCTGTCGGTGCGTAACGGCCTGCTGGTCGTCGTCATGCTGATCTCCAGCCACAAGAGTCTGGCGGAGCAGCTGGTCGCCGCCGGCGTCACCGTCATCCTGAAGAAGTGTCTCACGTTGTCCAAGACGGAGAGCATGCTGGCCATCGTCGCCCTCAACCACATCTCCATGGTGCACAAGCTGGAGAGCAAAG ACTGTCAGGAGCAGATGGACACGGAGCTCCAGATGCTGGTGGTCGGCCTGAAGGAGATGATGGTGACCAAGGAGGTGATCCAGACGCTGGAGCAGCTGCTGTACGACGACACGCCGCAACTGGAGCAGGAGCGCATTCAG GTGACCCACAGTCGGGACACCTATCAGGATCTGGTCCGTCTGATGGAGCAGCACCGGTTGGACCGCGCCATCCAGGTTTCCATCGTCAA GATCCTCGACAAGTTCCTGGACGGCTACGAGGAGGACGTCCTGCCATGGCACGAGAGCATCGAGCCCTGCCTGTCCTCCATGACGACGTTTATCATCGACAGAGAG GTGGTGCAGCTGTTCATCCGCTTCCTGTACCGGCTGGCGTCACTGAACAAGGACTACGCAGTGGTGATGTGTCGCCTGGGGACGAAGGAGGTGCTAGTGAAGGCGCTTGACAAACACGGCACCaacgtgctgctggtcaccgagCTGCGCGACCTGCTGGGCGACTGCGAGAAGTACGCCAGCCTCTACAAGAAGATGACCACCAGCGTGCTGGCTGGGTGCATCCAG atgGTGCTGGGTCAGATTGAGGAGCACCGGCGTAGCCATCAGCCGATCAACATCCCGTTCTTCGACGTCTTCCTCAAGAACCTGTGCCAAG GGTCCAGTGTGGAGCTGAAGGAGGACAaatgctgggagaaggtggaggTTTCGTCCAATCACCATCGAGCGAACAAGCTGACAGACAAGAACCCCAAAACCTACTGGGAGTCCAACGGCTGCACCGGCTCGCACTTCATCAACATCTACATACACAAAGGGGTTGTGATCAG acaacTGGCCGTCCTGGTGGCCAGCGAGGACTCCAGCTACATGCCGGCCCGGCTCCTGGTTCTGGGAGGGGACGAACCCACAAACATCAACACCGAACTGAACACG gtGAACGTGACTCCTTCGGCTAGTCGTGTGGTTCTTCTGGAGAACATGACCAGATTCTGGCCCATCATCCAGATCAGGGTCAAACGATGTCAACAG GGGGGCATCGACACCCGGGTCCACGGGTTCGAGGTTCTGGGTCCGAAGCCGACGTTCTGGCCGGTGTTTAAGGAGCAGCTCTGCTGCCGGACCTTCCTGTTCTACAGCACCAAAGCTCACACCTGGTGCCAGGAGCTGGTGCAGAACCGGAGCGCGCTGCTGCAGCTGTTCAACAA gctgAATAGCGCTTTGAGACACGAGCAGATGTTCGCCGACCGCTTCCTGCCGGACGCCGAGGCGGCCGAAGCACTGGGGCGAACCTGCTGGGAGGCGCTGATCACACCCATCGTCCACAGCATCACACacgcag AATCCTCGGCGTGCAGCCCTCTGTCCTGGCTGCTCAGTGAGTATCTGGACAACACCAAGACGTCGCGCGGCGGGAAGAGCAAGGAGGCGGTGTTTAACTCCAGGGTGCGGCGCCTCACACACCTCCTGGTCCACGTGGACACCAGCTGTCCCGACATGGAGGAGCTCAAACCGCCGGTCAAGTCCA aagGTCTCAACCGAAGCAAAGAGATGAAGA ACGGTAAagacagtaaaaacaaagaCGCGTCCgccgcctcttcctcctcgtcctcgtcTTCAGCCAAACCTAAAgcgaggagcagcagcagcatcgcgGGCATCGCCCTCTGCTGGCAGGGAGTGGTACAACAACAG GTGAAGACGTTCCTGGAGAGCAGCTGCAGCCTTCCGGGCTTCGTGGCATCCTACCTGGGTCTGTACCTGCGGCTGAAGAAAGCCATGGAGGAGCTGTTCGGACAGCAGACCGCCTTCGCCCTCGCCTTGAGAGACGGGTTCTCCGCCGCGCTGCTGGAGCTGTCATTCCTTAAAGCCATGCGC GTGAGCGAGCGTTTCGCCCAGTACATCGATCACATGATCCAGACCAGCGGCGTGGCGAGCAGCAGCGTGGCGATTCTGGCGCGGCTGGAGCAATTCCTGGAGCCGATGCGCTTCCTGTCGGGCCTGGAGCTCGCCAACACCTTCGAATACTTCTACAA GTACTACCTGGGCGACCGGCTGCTGGCTCAGGGCAGCGTCTTGTTGGAAACCACCATCATCGACCAGATCGGCAGCTGCTTCCCGAGTTGCTTCCCCCAACAGATGCTGAAGGACCTGAGTGAGTCGAGCGAGCTGCAGAGGGAGTTCCACCTGTACCGTCTCCAGCAGCTCGACCGGCGCCTGCAAGACGGCGACCTG atggaggaggaggagttggcTGCGTCGGAAGAGGAGGCGAAGgtccaggttctggttctgtctcCTCGATGTTGGGCCGTCTCGTCGCTCTGCTTCCTGGATGAACCCGACAGACATTTTCCAGCGAAGCTTTGCTGCTACCTGAACCAGTTCACCCAGTTCTACAGCCGCA GTCAGCTCATCTACGGCGAGAGCCACTCCACTCCTCGCCGTCTCCAGTGGACGTGGCTCGGTCACGCCGAGCTGCAGTTTGGCCGCTGGACGCTCCACGTCTCCACGCTGCAGATGTTCATCCTGCTGAAGTTCAACAGTCAGGag GAGGTCAGCGTCGATGATCTGCTCAAGGTGACCGGCCTGTCGGCCGCCGTCCTGCTGCACGCTCTGacgcctctgattggtcatggAGGACCGCTGACCTGCAGTGACCCCAAAg GTGTGCTCCGTCTGAACCAGCAAGCCGTGTCCCGCAGTCAGGCAGGAAGTCCCGCCTCCGTGcggctgctgccccagcagacgtACATGGACGTGGACGAGGACGCCGCCGGCGcgctggagaggaagaggaactaCATCCACTGTCTGATCATCAACATCCTGAAGCAGGAGAAGGAGATCCACATCGACAGCCTGGTGTTCAAG gttctGGACTCgtgtcacaaacaggaagcgTCCGGCTCGCCAGCGGCGGGACGCTTCAGCTGCAGCGCCAGCGACGTCCTGTCGGGCATCCTGCACCTCATCAGCAGAGGCTACACGCGCCGCAACGAGGACAGCCCCCACATCGTGGAGTTCCTGTCCGAGGACCCGCCCACACCGCAGAAGGGCCACGCCCAGTTGTCCTTCAGCCACCCAGAAAGCAGGAAGGACGCCGCCCCCAACAGCAAGGCTGACATcag TCTGATGGCGCGGCCGCTGGAAGACGGCGTTCTGTTCTCCATGAACCGGACGATGACTCAGGAGGAGGTGCGTCAGCTGATGAAGAGGACGGTCCAGCAG GTTTCGGAGACCCTGAGCCTCAACCTGGACCACGCCGAGCACCTCCTGATCCACTGCAAGTGGAACGTGGATCTGCTGGTGCAGCGGTTCATCGACGACCCGGAGACCCTGATCACCGCCGCCGGGCTCAAGTTGCACAACCCCCAAGCACCGCCGAGCCCCGCCTCCAGCTGCCCCGTGTGCCTGAACTCCCGCAGCGCCGACACAAAACCGGTCCCGCTGCTGAGCTGCCAGCACTACTGTTGCCGG tcGTGCTGGCAGGAGTACCTGACGGCGAGGATCGAGCAGAACCTGGTCATGAACTGTAACTGCCCCATCACCGACTGCCCGGCGCAGCCCACCTCGCTCTTCTTCCTCAATGTCCTGAAGGACAAGGACATCGTCACCAAG TACGAGAGCGCCCTCCTCAGGGGCTACGTGGAGTGCTGCTCCAACCTGACGTGGTGCACCAACCCCCAGGGCTGCGACCGGATCATCTGCAAGGAGAACGTGGGCAGCACCGGGACCTGCTCCTGGTGCTGCTGGTCCTCCtgcttcagctgcagcttccccgag GCGCACTACCCGGCCAGCTGCAGCCACATGTCGCAGTGGATGGACGACGGCGGCTACTACGACGGCATGAGTGTGGAAGCCCAGAGCAAACATCTGGCCAAGCTCATCTCCAAGCGCTGCCCCAGCTGCCAGGCGCCCATCGAGAAGAACGAGGGCTGCCTGCA TATGACCTGTGCCAAGTGTAACCACGGTTTCTGCTGGCGCTGTCTGAAACCATGGAAACCGACGCACAAGGATTACTACAACTGCTCCGCCATG GTGAGCAAAGCAGCGCGGCAGGAAAAGAAGTTCCAGGATTATAATGAGAGATGCACGTTTCACCACCAGGCCAAG GACTTCGCCATCAACCTGGAGAACAAGGTGTCGTCCATCAACGAGGCTCTACAGATGAAGGCTCTGACCTTCGTCATCGACGCCTGCAAGGTCCTCGCTCAGGCTCGAAAG GTGCTGGCGTACTCCTGTGTCTACAGCTATTACAACCAGGAGACGGAgaagatggaggtgatggagcagcAGACCGACGCCCTGGACCTGTACACCAACGCCCTGCAGGTCCTGCTGG AGGAGACGCTGCTGCAGTGCACCGACCTGGCGTCCTGCATCCGCCTGCTGAAGGCGGAGCACCTCAACACCGGACTGGAACTGATCCGGCGCATCCGAGAGCGCCTGCTAGCCATCCTACAGCTCTCCACCCAG GACTTTAGGGTGGGGTACCAGTGCAGGAACAGCCAAGAAGCCGAATCCACTGAGGCGTCCAACCTGTCCAACCACAGCGACACCAACAAAGC GTCCAAGGCGGAACGGGCGTCCGATTCCGGAGACTcggagaacaacaacaacacaggagaGGACGGCGGCGAGGAGGCGGAGGACGACGAGTACGATGAGGAGTACGTCCCCGAGTGGCACGAGGACTACGACGAAGACGACATCGACGAGGACGACTTCTTCTCCGAGGACGACGAGTCCGAGAACCTGGAGAGAGACTTTAGCCCCTTCGACTGA